One genomic segment of bacterium includes these proteins:
- the dinD gene encoding DNA damage-inducible protein D — protein MEHPSVFESMKKISSSGTEYWWARDLSEVLGYGRYTEFVPVIHKAIRACEESGNDPHDFFKQVERVVKYNNGAKRKLDDVGLARYACYLCIQNGDPSKPVVALGMTYFAQQTRESEIRKVIEDDRKRIEIREEIKVHNKKLVAAAKTCGVDSSFDFAIFQNHGYKGLYKLDAKEIAEKKGLREGEAILDNMGSTELAANLFRATQTEEKLKRDTIRGKDNANKTHFEVGRKIRNTIVELGGTLPEELPNPGPIKDAKKRLKEAEKSE, from the coding sequence ATGGAGCATCCCAGCGTGTTTGAGAGCATGAAGAAAATCTCCAGTAGCGGGACCGAGTACTGGTGGGCAAGGGACCTCTCGGAAGTACTTGGATACGGACGTTACACTGAATTTGTACCAGTAATTCATAAAGCAATTCGTGCTTGTGAGGAATCCGGTAATGATCCTCATGATTTCTTCAAACAAGTTGAAAGAGTGGTTAAATATAATAATGGAGCTAAGCGAAAATTAGATGATGTGGGCCTTGCTAGGTATGCTTGTTATCTTTGTATTCAAAACGGCGATCCTTCGAAGCCAGTTGTTGCCCTTGGAATGACCTATTTTGCGCAACAAACAAGAGAATCAGAGATTAGGAAAGTGATCGAGGACGATAGGAAGAGAATTGAAATTCGAGAAGAAATTAAAGTACACAATAAAAAGCTCGTTGCAGCTGCTAAGACATGCGGTGTAGACAGCTCATTTGACTTTGCAATATTCCAAAATCATGGTTATAAGGGACTTTACAAACTTGATGCAAAGGAAATTGCAGAGAAAAAGGGGCTTAGGGAGGGAGAGGCAATCCTTGATAACATGGGGAGTACTGAGCTTGCTGCAAATCTATTTAGAGCAACGCAAACAGAAGAGAAGTTAAAAAGAGACACTATCCGCGGGAAAGACAATGCAAATAAAACCCATTTTGAAGTAGGAAGAAAGATTAGAAATACGATCGTAGAGCTTGGCGGAACATTGCCTGAAGAGCTGCCTAATCCTGGCCCAATTAAAGATGCAAAAAAGAGATTAAAGGAGGCGGAAAAGAGCGAATAG
- a CDS encoding site-specific integrase has product MARIRFTQKRLDELKTTKSREWFYDEQVPLLAIMVTARGAKSFYVVKTRDGVKRHVRIGGYPEISIPLARQLASDLLLQVIKGEAVGAERRRAERATQFSLQTAFDEYCAYLERHCKPGTLYEFKRQWTRFLAHWAARPMKSIRRREVVSLHQAAGDQNGKHQANRVVALLRAIINRAIREHELDIPNPANAISLYREEQRTRRLTLEDLPAFFEALKEERNHNLRDFVLLALFTGARKSNVLAMRWEDISLERGLWVIPAAQSKTGKALDVVLSTYVVQLLQARRSVSCSPFVFQGRAGRENAHMVNPRIGWLRICARAGLEDLHIHDLRRSLASFQIDTGTPLEVIQKTLGHESKVTTEIYARLALDPVRASVERATEEMLRAGIRNSEQKC; this is encoded by the coding sequence ATGGCTAGGATTCGATTCACTCAGAAGCGCCTGGACGAGCTGAAAACCACCAAGTCCAGGGAGTGGTTTTACGACGAACAGGTGCCCCTCCTGGCCATCATGGTCACAGCCAGGGGCGCCAAGTCCTTCTACGTGGTGAAGACGCGAGATGGCGTGAAACGGCATGTCCGCATCGGCGGTTACCCGGAGATCTCGATCCCCCTTGCCCGGCAATTGGCTTCTGACCTCCTCTTGCAGGTGATCAAGGGAGAGGCTGTCGGCGCAGAGCGCAGGCGGGCGGAGCGCGCGACGCAATTCAGCCTGCAGACCGCCTTCGACGAGTACTGCGCGTACCTGGAGCGCCATTGCAAGCCAGGGACTCTCTACGAGTTCAAGCGGCAATGGACGCGGTTTTTGGCGCACTGGGCCGCACGCCCCATGAAGTCCATCCGCCGGCGTGAGGTGGTGTCCCTGCACCAAGCGGCTGGCGACCAGAACGGGAAGCATCAGGCCAACCGGGTGGTGGCCCTCTTGCGTGCCATTATCAACCGGGCCATCCGCGAGCATGAACTGGACATCCCCAACCCGGCAAACGCCATCTCGCTTTACAGAGAGGAGCAGCGGACACGCAGACTAACGCTGGAAGATCTACCCGCCTTCTTCGAAGCACTCAAGGAAGAGCGGAATCATAACCTGCGCGACTTCGTGCTGCTGGCGCTCTTCACGGGAGCACGCAAATCCAATGTGCTGGCCATGCGCTGGGAAGACATCTCGCTGGAACGCGGCCTCTGGGTGATTCCGGCAGCGCAGTCCAAGACCGGCAAGGCGCTGGACGTGGTGCTGAGCACCTACGTCGTCCAATTGCTCCAGGCGCGGCGGTCAGTGAGCTGCAGCCCATTTGTCTTCCAGGGCCGAGCGGGACGCGAGAACGCACACATGGTGAACCCACGCATTGGGTGGCTGCGGATCTGCGCGAGGGCCGGCCTGGAAGACCTCCACATCCACGATTTGCGCCGTAGCCTGGCGTCCTTCCAAATCGACACGGGCACGCCCCTGGAGGTGATCCAAAAGACGCTGGGGCATGAATCCAAGGTGACGACGGAGATCTACGCCAGGCTGGCGCTGGATCCCGTGCGGGCAAGTGTGGAGCGAGCAACGGAGGAGATGCTAAGGGCAGGCATCAGAAATTCTGAGCAGAAGTGCTAA